One genomic segment of Occultella kanbiaonis includes these proteins:
- a CDS encoding dihydrofolate reductase family protein: MGKIVITEFISIDGVVEAPGGEDFKYPDWSFMVDRGAEGERFKEVEALQSAALLLGRKTYEGFAQAWPQYEGELADKYNSMPKYVVSSTLTDPTWTNTTVLSGDLVEDVSRLRTEVDGEISVAGSIQLAQGLLAHDLVDEIHLMVSPVILGFGRTLWTQTPDKSTWRLTEATTYGDGVLVTIHQRIR; this comes from the coding sequence ATGGGCAAGATCGTGATCACCGAGTTCATCTCCATCGACGGAGTCGTGGAGGCACCCGGAGGCGAGGACTTCAAGTACCCGGACTGGAGCTTCATGGTGGACCGCGGCGCCGAGGGCGAGCGGTTCAAGGAGGTCGAAGCGCTCCAGTCCGCTGCGCTGCTTCTCGGTCGCAAGACCTACGAGGGGTTCGCCCAGGCCTGGCCGCAGTACGAGGGCGAGCTCGCCGACAAGTACAACAGCATGCCGAAGTACGTCGTCTCCAGCACCCTCACCGACCCGACGTGGACCAACACGACCGTGCTCTCGGGCGACCTCGTCGAGGACGTGTCCCGGCTCAGGACGGAGGTCGACGGCGAGATCTCCGTGGCCGGAAGCATCCAGCTGGCCCAGGGCCTGCTCGCGCACGACCTGGTGGACGAGATCCACCTGATGGTCTCGCCGGTCATCCTCGGGTTCGGCCGGACCCTGTGGACGCAGACACCCGACAAGAGCACCTGGAGGCTGACCGAGGCGACGACGTACGGCGACGGCGTGCTGGTCACCATCCACCAGCGCATCCGGTGA
- a CDS encoding NmrA family NAD(P)-binding protein has protein sequence MGTIVVAGATGRVGSATARSLLAAGAHVRVLVRRQADAEAWQARGAEARVVTLDDRAGLGEALDGCSGLFVLLPFDLTVDDLDVHADRLIDSIAGAVADRQVPHVVMLSSGGADLAEGTGPITGLHRLEQALLATGTTLTALRPGHFQEKVTDLIEVARGSGVYPVFAASADVAQPMVATQDIGAVAADALLSPPAASEAVDIIGPAYTERAVAVALGAALGRQLHVATLPDEAWAGALEDAGLRPHIATSVADLYRADEQGLLAPRGDRSVEVHTGFDATLDRLLDTVGSGDRIKEN, from the coding sequence GTGGGCACGATCGTCGTCGCAGGAGCGACCGGCCGCGTCGGATCGGCCACGGCGAGAAGCCTGCTCGCCGCGGGTGCGCACGTTCGAGTCCTGGTTCGCCGTCAGGCCGATGCCGAGGCCTGGCAGGCACGGGGTGCCGAAGCGCGTGTGGTCACCCTCGATGACCGGGCCGGCCTGGGCGAAGCGCTCGACGGCTGCTCGGGACTCTTCGTGCTGCTGCCGTTCGACCTGACCGTCGACGACCTCGACGTGCACGCCGATCGGTTGATCGACTCGATCGCCGGTGCGGTCGCCGACCGACAGGTGCCGCATGTGGTCATGCTCTCCTCCGGCGGGGCCGATCTGGCCGAAGGAACCGGGCCGATCACCGGACTGCACCGATTGGAGCAGGCGCTGCTCGCGACCGGAACGACCCTGACGGCCCTGCGTCCCGGCCACTTCCAGGAGAAGGTCACCGACCTGATCGAGGTCGCACGCGGGAGCGGTGTCTACCCGGTGTTCGCAGCATCCGCCGACGTTGCGCAGCCGATGGTCGCCACCCAGGACATCGGGGCCGTCGCCGCCGACGCACTCCTCTCGCCGCCTGCCGCGAGCGAAGCGGTCGACATCATCGGCCCCGCGTACACCGAGCGCGCGGTCGCCGTTGCGCTCGGTGCGGCGCTCGGCCGGCAGCTCCACGTCGCCACGCTTCCCGATGAGGCCTGGGCCGGCGCACTGGAGGACGCGGGCTTGCGCCCGCACATCGCAACGAGCGTCGCCGACCTCTATCGCGCCGACGAGCAAGGGCTGCTGGCACCGCGAGGGGACCGGAGCGTCGAGGTGCACACCGGCTTCGACGCCACCCTCGACCGGCTCCTCGACACAGTGGGTTCCGGCGACAGGATCAAGGAGAACTGA
- a CDS encoding alpha/beta fold hydrolase: MSDGTVTSVDGTTIAYTAWGDGDPIVIIDGATAYRASTPENERTADLLAEEFLVINYDRRGRGESGDKLPYAVGREFEDLAAIIDQAGHGRPATVFGWSSGGNLALNAAQSGVPIARLAVFEANAVTDDSRPPLPPDYVERLEAAVADGRPGDAVALFMTAAVMMPEEMVAGMRDEDFWPGLEAIAPTIAYDGRQVGDAMSGRPLRADLWDRVEVPVLAMHGIDTWPFLADAARAIAAHLPTATLKPVPGEEHSTTPEVLADALRTFIEEN; the protein is encoded by the coding sequence ATGTCCGACGGCACTGTCACCTCGGTCGACGGCACCACCATCGCCTACACGGCGTGGGGTGACGGCGATCCGATCGTCATCATCGACGGCGCGACCGCCTACCGCGCCAGCACCCCCGAGAACGAGAGGACGGCGGACCTGCTCGCCGAGGAGTTCCTCGTCATCAACTACGACCGCCGCGGACGCGGCGAGAGCGGCGACAAGCTGCCCTACGCCGTCGGGCGTGAGTTCGAAGACCTCGCAGCGATCATCGACCAGGCCGGCCACGGCCGTCCGGCGACGGTGTTCGGCTGGTCGTCCGGAGGCAACCTGGCCCTGAACGCCGCCCAGTCCGGCGTCCCGATCGCGCGGCTGGCGGTGTTCGAGGCGAACGCCGTGACCGACGACTCACGGCCGCCGCTGCCTCCGGACTACGTCGAGCGCCTCGAGGCTGCCGTGGCCGACGGCAGGCCGGGCGATGCCGTTGCCCTGTTCATGACCGCGGCCGTGATGATGCCGGAGGAGATGGTCGCCGGGATGCGGGACGAGGACTTCTGGCCAGGCCTCGAGGCGATCGCCCCGACGATCGCCTACGACGGCCGTCAGGTCGGCGACGCCATGTCCGGCAGGCCGTTGCGTGCCGATCTCTGGGACCGGGTCGAGGTACCCGTGCTGGCCATGCACGGCATCGACACCTGGCCGTTCCTCGCCGACGCGGCGCGGGCGATCGCCGCGCACCTGCCCACCGCGACCCTCAAGCCGGTGCCCGGTGAGGAACACAGCACCACCCCCGAGGTGCTCGCCGACGCGCTACGCACCTTCATCGAGGAGAACTGA
- a CDS encoding helix-turn-helix domain-containing protein, with protein MQIESVHRGSDSPYVDRVWRGRTCGVGTMTSVATSTWELVFWEDEGVVHAAVRGPETTASTVPIAGDSEAFGITFAHGTSMPHLPIAGLVDSELESPRVTGRTFELRDEAWEIPDLDDAELLVRKLVGAGVLVRDPLVDEVVWGGIAKVGSRSVQRRVAAATGLTQGAIRQIHRAREAAVLLGEGAAPLDAVHRLGYYDQPHLARSLQRFIGRTATQLQQRDAAAEPMSLLYKPRDPVDS; from the coding sequence ATGCAGATCGAGAGCGTCCACCGTGGCTCTGACTCGCCCTATGTGGACCGGGTCTGGCGCGGTCGCACCTGCGGTGTCGGGACCATGACCTCGGTCGCGACGTCGACCTGGGAGCTCGTGTTCTGGGAGGACGAGGGTGTGGTCCATGCCGCCGTCCGGGGCCCGGAGACGACCGCTTCCACGGTACCGATCGCCGGCGACTCCGAGGCATTCGGGATCACGTTCGCGCACGGGACGTCCATGCCGCACCTGCCGATCGCCGGCCTCGTCGACAGCGAGCTGGAGAGCCCGCGCGTCACCGGGCGCACGTTCGAGCTGCGGGACGAGGCGTGGGAGATCCCCGACCTCGACGATGCCGAGCTCCTGGTCCGCAAGCTGGTCGGCGCCGGTGTGCTCGTCCGGGACCCGCTCGTGGACGAGGTGGTGTGGGGCGGCATCGCGAAGGTGGGCTCGCGGTCGGTGCAACGCCGGGTGGCCGCGGCGACCGGGCTCACCCAGGGGGCGATCCGGCAGATCCACCGGGCGCGGGAAGCGGCCGTGCTGCTCGGCGAGGGCGCCGCACCACTCGACGCCGTGCACCGGCTCGGCTACTACGACCAGCCGCATCTGGCGCGGTCGCTACAGCGGTTCATCGGCCGCACCGCTACCCAGCTCCAGCAGCGCGACGCCGCCGCCGAGCCGATGTCGCTCCTGTACAAGCCACGGGACCCGGTGGATTCCTAA
- a CDS encoding erythromycin esterase family protein, translating into MKIRRTAFGLAAGVLALALLAPAVPAHASPPTSTSSVTRWAECHAVAVPDDPDRPGRDLTAIARATAGADVIGLGEPGHTIGEVTTLQARYLRHLVTHERVRAIAFEMDWTLALSVNDYVLGVRDDLDAVLDVQERIWQTAEVRDVLEWLRHYNDTHSDDVRVAGSEYFATGQAAYDAVEAYVAANAPDRMAELLRHFEWVRPDPDVDIGTHLGEYLAIVDKAPYVEAAAAVESLVEAIGASDGHDLAAHHARQIHSWYEGFSLAWGEIPDYRDARAAENVRWWQQHTGARTIYWAVSAHVADAPQLTITEPGEPDMTLASAGSHLEDWYGRGYVTIGFTFDHGTYLTDAGATIELPPATPGWFEQPLADVRYAQFVLRLDRHVPRPVRDWLDAPLTTRGLPEYGSESVAHGGTLRDWFDVLVHTQEVTPAERL; encoded by the coding sequence ATGAAAATCCGCCGCACCGCGTTCGGCCTCGCCGCCGGCGTGCTCGCGCTCGCCCTGCTCGCACCGGCCGTACCCGCGCACGCATCGCCGCCGACATCGACATCATCGGTCACGCGATGGGCCGAGTGTCACGCCGTCGCCGTCCCCGACGATCCGGACCGACCGGGTCGCGATCTCACGGCGATCGCTCGCGCCACCGCCGGCGCGGACGTGATCGGGCTCGGCGAACCCGGCCACACGATCGGCGAGGTCACCACGCTGCAGGCCCGTTACCTGCGCCACCTCGTCACCCACGAACGGGTCCGGGCGATCGCGTTCGAGATGGACTGGACGCTCGCCCTCAGCGTCAACGACTATGTGCTCGGCGTCCGCGACGACCTCGACGCCGTGCTCGACGTGCAGGAGCGGATCTGGCAGACCGCCGAGGTGCGCGACGTGCTCGAGTGGCTTCGCCACTACAACGACACGCACTCCGACGACGTCCGGGTGGCCGGATCCGAGTACTTCGCGACCGGCCAGGCCGCCTACGACGCTGTCGAGGCCTACGTCGCCGCCAACGCACCCGACCGGATGGCCGAACTCCTGAGGCACTTCGAGTGGGTGCGACCGGACCCGGACGTCGACATCGGCACCCACCTGGGCGAGTACCTCGCGATCGTGGACAAGGCGCCCTACGTGGAGGCCGCAGCCGCGGTCGAGAGCCTCGTCGAGGCGATCGGAGCCAGCGACGGACACGACCTCGCCGCGCACCACGCCCGGCAGATCCACTCCTGGTATGAGGGCTTCAGTCTGGCGTGGGGCGAGATTCCGGACTACCGGGACGCCCGAGCCGCGGAGAACGTTCGCTGGTGGCAGCAGCACACGGGGGCCCGCACCATCTACTGGGCGGTGTCGGCGCACGTCGCCGACGCCCCGCAGCTGACGATCACCGAGCCGGGTGAGCCGGACATGACCCTGGCAAGTGCCGGGTCCCACCTCGAGGACTGGTACGGGCGAGGCTATGTGACCATCGGGTTCACCTTCGACCACGGCACCTACCTCACCGACGCCGGCGCGACGATCGAGTTGCCGCCGGCGACTCCTGGCTGGTTCGAGCAGCCGCTCGCCGACGTCAGGTACGCCCAGTTCGTGCTCAGGCTCGACCGACACGTCCCACGGCCGGTGCGCGACTGGCTCGATGCCCCGCTGACGACCCGGGGCCTGCCCGAGTACGGAAGCGAGTCCGTCGCCCACGGCGGCACGCTCCGGGATTGGTTCGACGTCCTCGTCCACACTCAAGAGGTCACCCCCGCCGAACGCCTGTGA
- a CDS encoding response regulator — protein sequence MAADRVIRVLIADDQELMRRALEAVIGVQDDQEVVGSVGSGEAAVRTALETDVDVVLMDIRMGQLDGIAACAEIRRHRPRSRVLILTTFDLDEYLFRSVAAGASGFLTKDTPSVDVAAAVREVHAGRSMVSPRATRALIDRIARVAPGAVGVAAALTDRERDVLALLARGFSNAEIARELFVAESTVKSHVGSLTRKVGVRDRLHVVVWAYQNGIF from the coding sequence ATGGCTGCCGATCGCGTGATCCGGGTGCTGATCGCCGATGATCAGGAGCTGATGCGACGCGCGCTCGAAGCCGTCATCGGCGTGCAGGATGACCAGGAGGTCGTGGGTTCCGTCGGATCCGGTGAGGCTGCCGTGCGGACCGCACTCGAGACGGACGTCGACGTCGTCCTGATGGACATCCGGATGGGCCAGCTGGACGGGATCGCCGCGTGTGCCGAGATCCGCCGGCACCGACCCCGGAGCCGGGTCCTGATCCTGACGACGTTCGACCTCGACGAGTACCTGTTCCGCTCGGTGGCGGCTGGAGCGTCCGGATTCCTCACCAAGGACACCCCCTCGGTGGACGTCGCCGCGGCCGTTCGCGAGGTCCATGCCGGCCGCTCGATGGTGTCGCCGCGCGCGACGAGGGCGCTCATCGACCGGATCGCACGGGTCGCGCCGGGCGCCGTCGGGGTCGCCGCGGCCCTGACCGACCGCGAGCGGGACGTCCTGGCGTTACTGGCCCGAGGCTTCTCGAACGCCGAGATCGCCCGCGAGCTGTTCGTCGCGGAGTCCACGGTGAAGAGCCACGTCGGCAGCCTGACCAGGAAGGTCGGCGTACGGGACCGGCTGCACGTCGTCGTCTGGGCCTACCAGAACGGGATCTTCTGA
- a CDS encoding sensor histidine kinase, translated as MRLRRLKPGDWIIAGLVVAFTVPTSISLLASAAPWVVAVGGACIAGLAALLFVRRAFPRASFLICCGILLVLLALPGLPDGVPMILLPISLCHFPVLHAVVAETGWWRLPLTVTMIGLGLILVRAAAAVPDPLSWGAFWVFVPVAATVVLGTVALGVREWENRQAQEQRLIDAVNRERTLMAQEVHDVVAHSVAVMVAQADAALLVGERDPARARELLENAVRTGRDAMTEMRSAVRLLRDGQPPEAAPVTSLHDLDRLVPAVRTPQLEVEFAVAGDAERVTTETARAAYRIVQESLTNAAKHGTVPVRCQVRVEVDEREVRLRIRDTGPGIRPDAAASGGLGIAGMRERARTVGGRLEIVADRSGTEVRAWLPIA; from the coding sequence ATGCGGCTTCGAAGGCTGAAACCAGGCGACTGGATCATTGCCGGACTGGTGGTCGCCTTCACCGTTCCCACGTCGATCAGTCTGCTCGCGTCGGCGGCGCCGTGGGTCGTAGCCGTGGGCGGCGCGTGCATCGCCGGCCTGGCGGCACTGCTGTTCGTGCGGCGCGCGTTCCCGCGTGCGAGCTTCCTGATCTGCTGCGGGATCCTGCTGGTGCTGCTCGCACTGCCCGGCCTTCCGGACGGTGTGCCGATGATCCTCCTGCCGATCAGCCTGTGCCACTTCCCGGTGCTGCATGCCGTAGTCGCCGAGACCGGCTGGTGGCGTCTGCCGCTCACGGTCACGATGATCGGCCTCGGCCTGATCCTGGTGCGTGCCGCGGCGGCCGTGCCCGACCCGTTGAGCTGGGGCGCGTTCTGGGTGTTCGTCCCGGTCGCGGCAACAGTGGTGCTGGGCACCGTGGCGCTCGGCGTACGCGAGTGGGAGAACCGGCAGGCGCAGGAGCAGCGCCTGATCGACGCCGTGAACCGCGAACGGACGTTGATGGCGCAGGAGGTCCACGACGTGGTCGCACACTCGGTGGCCGTCATGGTGGCGCAGGCGGATGCGGCGCTCCTGGTGGGCGAGCGGGACCCGGCTCGGGCCCGTGAGCTGTTGGAGAACGCGGTCCGCACGGGGCGGGACGCGATGACGGAGATGCGATCGGCGGTGCGGCTGCTCCGGGATGGTCAACCGCCCGAGGCCGCACCGGTGACCTCGCTGCATGACCTGGACCGGCTGGTCCCGGCGGTCCGGACACCGCAGCTCGAGGTCGAGTTCGCCGTCGCCGGTGACGCCGAACGCGTGACCACCGAGACGGCCCGCGCCGCCTACCGCATCGTCCAGGAGTCGCTGACCAACGCGGCCAAGCACGGCACGGTTCCGGTGCGCTGCCAGGTCCGGGTGGAGGTGGACGAGCGGGAGGTCCGGCTCCGGATCCGCGACACCGGCCCCGGCATCCGGCCGGACGCGGCGGCATCGGGAGGCCTCGGCATCGCCGGCATGCGCGAGCGGGCGCGGACCGTCGGAGGACGCCTTGAGATCGTCGCGGACCGCTCCGGGACGGAGGTGCGAGCATGGCTGCCGATCGCGTGA